Proteins from a single region of Hermetia illucens chromosome 3, iHerIll2.2.curated.20191125, whole genome shotgun sequence:
- the LOC119651161 gene encoding THO complex subunit 1, whose amino-acid sequence MTSVSKKSGGSTETTSKGASVNFVGLQKIFQDSLKTAFETDNVKVLKTEYDALKHNNDSDKKPALDQMFREMLLFHLINDVEKVGKLIALSVEAAREDMVSTTIPVVLLGDAFDAVTLEKCEQIFAFVEDKVAVWKEEIFFTACKNNLLRMCNDLLRRLSRSQNTVFCGRILLFLAKFFPFSERSGLNIISEFNLDNITEYGADGKDMGEGLGDTVEDVPVQIDYNLYCKFWSLQDYFRNPNQCYNKVQWKTFASHASSILSAFSSFKLEEPRTNSSQHKRKASEVMEVDEHFAKPQHFFAKFLTNPKLLALQLSDSNFRRSVLVQFLILFQYLSSTVKFKAESFNLTSSQTEYIKETEAKVYKLIEETPPEGKKFAKTVQHMLQREELWNNWKNDGCKEFKRPEAPEDTGKSPPKKAKRPLGEYVMESHRQGKFYMANNELTRLWNLSPDNLQACKGEDRNFLPPLETYLENPKEKSDPSFEWRALRLLARQSPHFFTLFNAPSYRVSDYLESVRKKIQKDKIEIKIEATEGTSTAEPVEHESVALEEQDDPELLKTEQLTPDDKNTHKTNPVTKENIVEISGKIGSDWKKLGKKLGYSADELLFFETENPTTTSQCKAMLSIWFEDDDDASLDNLAYILEGLDLHVAAAAVKRIIDPPNKMEDISD is encoded by the exons ATGACTTCCGTCAGCAAAAAATCCGGCGGTTCAACAGAAACTACGTCCAAAGGAGCTTCAGTGAATTTTGTGGGACTACAGAAAATCTTTCAA GATTCACTAAAAACCGCATTTGAAACGGACAACGTAAAAGTCCTGAAAACCGAATATGATGCGCTGAAGCACAACAATGACTCCGACAAAAAGCCGGCCCTGGACCAGATGTTCCGTGAGATGCTCCTATTCCATCTGATAAATGATGTGGAGAAAGTGGGAAAACTGATCGCGTTGTCGGTAGAAGCCGCGCGCGAGGATATGGTTTCGACCACGATCCCGGTGGTTCTACTTGGGGACGCATTTGATGCGGTCACCTTAGAAAAATGTGAGCAAATATTCGCATTTGTCGAAGACAAGGTGGCTGTGTGGAAGGAGGAGATTTTCTTCACTGCCTGCAAGAACAATTTGCTGAGGATGTGCAACGATTTGCTTCGGCGGTTGTCCAGATCACAGAATACGGTCTTCTGTGGGCGCATTCTGCTCTTCTTGGCAAAATTCTTCCCTTTCTCCGAGCGTTCCGGTCTTAATATAATCTCCGAGTTCAATCTGGACAACATCACAGAATATGGTGCAGACGGAAAAGATATGGGGGAGGGACTGGGCGACACCGTGGAAGACGTACCAGTCCAGATCGACTACAATTTATATTGCAAGTTCTGGTCCCTTCAGGATTACTTCCGCAACCCAAATCAATGTTACAACAAAGTTCAATGGAAAACATTTGCCAGC CATGCCTCGAGCATCCTATCCGCCTTCAGTAGCTTTAAACTGGAAGAACCGCGCACTAACTCCAGTCAACACAAACGAAAAGCATCGGAGGTAATGGAGGTGGACGAACACTTCGCAAAGCCACAGCATTTCTTCGCAAAATTCCTCACAAATCCCAAACTCCTGGCTCTACAGTTATCAGATTCGAATTTTCGACGTTCTGTGCTCGTCCAGTTTCTCATCTTGTTCCAGTATCTATCCTCGACTGTAAAATTCAAAGC CGAATCCTTCAACCTCACGTCGTCCCAAACTGAGTACATCAAGGAAACAGAGGCGAAAGTTTATAAACTTATCGAGGAGACTCCGCCCGAAGGCAAGAAATTCGCAAAAACCGTCCAACATATGCTGCAACGTGAGGAATTATGGAACAACTGGAAGAACGATGGCTGCAAGGAATTCAAGCGACCGGAAGCCCCGGAAGATACTGgaaagagtcctccgaagaaagCTAAGCGACCATTGGGAGAATATGTAATGGAGTCACATCGGCAAGGGAAATTCTATATGGCAAA CAACGAGTTGACACGATTATGGAATCTATCTCCCGACAACTTGCAAGCATGTAAAGGAGAAGATCGCAATTTCTTGCCACCACTCGAAACCTATCTGGAAAATCCAAAAGAAAAGAGCGACCCATCATTTGAATGGCGAGCACTCCGCCTACTTGCCCGACAATCGCCTCACTTCTTCACCCTATTCAACGCACCATCATACCGGGTATCAGATTATTTAGAAAGCGTGCGCAAGAAGATTCAGAAAGATAAGATCGAAATAAAGATCGAAGCAACCGAAGGCACATCCACTGCAGAGCCTGTTGAGCATGAAAGTGTCGCTCTGGAAGAGCAAGACGATCCTGAACTCCTCAAAACAGAGCAGTTAACACCAGATGACAAAAACACACATAAAACCAATCCTGTTACGAAGGAGAATATCGTAGAGATTTCTGGCAAAATAGGATCGGATTGGAAAAAATTAGGGAAGAAGTTGGGCTATTCAGCTGATGAATTGCTCTTCTTTGAGACGGAAAACCCAACGACAACAAGTCAATGCAAGGCCATGCTAAGCATTTGGTTTGAAGACGATGATGACGCTTCGCTCGATAACTTGGCGTATATTCTAGAAGGACTAGATTTGCATGTGGCGGCTGCAGCTGTGAAAAGAATTATTGATCCACCAAATAAAATGGAGGACATTTCAGATTGA
- the LOC119651163 gene encoding ribosomal RNA-processing protein 7 homolog A — MDEVNGFKVVTLHIRQYTTSQHTIFIKEHTIRKEDPDKPAKRTLFVLNVPPYITEEHLKYGFQKVGEVTNVLFQEKVGPNEENGVDKFDKFIPRPALKGFKVAYVVFKSTKSIAKALQLEKLCIYDEETGQAIIRTGVTQWMQDYVASLTSEDDLQREIDEYMADYDKAENAARVAEKTANTDDDGWVTVTRRGPVAGFEQKESTINKVEEKMEKKRKQKELTNFYTFQIRQSKMQHIVNLRKKFEEDKRKIERLKTTRRFDPFKK; from the coding sequence TTGTAACCTTGCACATCAGACAATATACAACTTCGCAGCACACGATATTCATTAAGGAACACACAATTCGGAAGGAAGACCCGGACAAACCCGCCAAGCGGACCCTTTTCGTGCTCAACGTTCCGCCCTACATTACAGAGGAGCACTTAAAATATGGATTTCAAAAAGTGGGTGAGGTCACTAACGTTCTATTTCAAGAGAAAGTCGGTCCCAACGAGGAGAACGGCGTAGACAAATTCGATAAGTTCATTCCGCGACCGGCTTTGAAGGGGTTCAAAGTGGCCTACGTtgtcttcaagtccaccaagTCCATTGCCAAAGCGCTCCAGCTAGAAAAATTGTGTATTTATGACGAGGAGACCGGACAAGCGATAATTCGCACAGGAGTGACTCAGTGGATGCAGGATTACGTCGCGTCGCTCACCTCGGAAGATGACCTACAACGGGAAATCGACGAATACATGGCAGATTACGATAAAGCGGAGAACGCCGCCCGCGTTGCAGAGAAAACAGCCAACACCGACGACGATGGATGGGTGACCGTAACCAGACGAGGCCCCGTCGCCGGTTTCGAGCAAAAGGAATCGACCATCAACAAAGTCGAGGAGAAGATGGAGAAGAAGCGCAAACAGAAGGAACTCACCAACTTCTACACGTTCCAAATCCGCCAGTCCAAAATGCAACACATCGTGAACCTGCGCAAGAAGTTCGAGGAGGACAAGCGGAAAATCGAGCGCCTGAAAACCACGCGCCGTTTCGATCcgttcaaaaaataa
- the LOC119651162 gene encoding uncharacterized protein C7orf26 homolog, producing MSAVETRHALRKMDFATCAREALLRIESIFINRGNQDFAMDLISEFIFLEKTKDIDARKGYVPSAMNLVQEFQLVVALCEFFSRPGPDATRNAVFLSLFGAATTPVRSDVLVKLISTSVSASIAPLLCAAGTWMQQVGCTSVASTELAQSLVKDFVIFSKKTSEQLRQLPMVAPRFAANFMTAVADLYMNEAKGAIVCPPDMLLDVFTEWVSENQSLCLASQQPLSLPTGAIAMPVVTPLAGLIRWCVLAPIINQKGAYSKLHLAVLETLLQIPPPNGPPTALNAQHLAAIAVPLKNHARKLVADGVNPENDENFQASMERFAQAVQISLAAKCLYGSTPQLLCTLETLPANSLMEIVIKANKS from the exons ATGTCGGCCGTCGAAACTCGGCATGCACTACGCAAAATGGACTTCGCAACGTGTGCACGGGAGGCTCTGCTCCGCATAG AGAGCATCTTCATAAACCGCGGCAACCAGGACTTTGCCATGGATCTGATCTCGGAGTTTATATTTCTAGAGAAAACTAAGGACATTGACGCCCGGAAGGGCTACGTGCCGTCGGCGATGAATCTCGTGCAGGAGTTCCAGCTGGTTGTCGCCCTCTGCGAGTTCTTCTCGCGGCCCGGCCCCGACGCAACAAGGAATGCTGTTTTCCTTTCCCTGTTTGGAGCAGCTACGACCCCAGTGCGATCCGATGTTTTGGTGAAGCTGATAAGCACTTCGGTGTCCGCATCGATCGCACCGCTGTTGTGCGCCGCGGGAACTTGGATGCAGCAAGTGGGATGCACTTCGGTCGCGAGTACAGAACTTGCTCAGAGCCTAGTCAAGGATTTCGTGATTTTCTCCAAGAAAACGTCGGAACAGCTGCGACAACTGCCTATGGTCGCGCCAAG GTTTGCCGCCAACTTCATGACTGCCGTCGCGGATCTATACATGAACGAAGCCAAGGGAGCTATAGTCTGTCCACCGGACATGCTTCTGGACGTTTTCACAGAATGG GTCTCAGAGAACCAAAGCCTCTGCCTAGCATCGCAGCAGCCTTTATCACTCCCCACAGGAGCTATCGCCATGCCGGTCGTCACACCCTTAGCCGGTCTGATCCGCTGGTGCGTGTTGGCACCAATAATCAACCAAAAAGGAGCCTACAGCAAACTGCACTTGGCCGTCCTAGAAACTTTGCTGCAGATCCCGCCCCCCAACGGACCGCCAACCGCGCTCAATGCCCAGCACCTCGCAGCCATAGCCGTCCCTCTCAAAAACCACGCGAGGAAACTTGTCGCCGACGGCGTGAACCCAGAGAACGACGAGAACTTCCAGGCAAGCATGGAGCGTTTCGCGCAAGCCGTGCAGATATCTCTCGCCGCCAAGTGCCTGTACGGAAGCACGCCGCAACTGCTCTGCACCCTCGAGACCCTGCCCGCGAACAGTTTAATGGAAATTGTAATAAAAGCAAACAAAAGTTGA